The DNA segment GAAGATGATTTAAGCCTAATAGATGGACTTTCCCGTTTACTAAAAAGGCAGGGTTTTGAATTAGATATTGCCCGAACCGTAAGAGAAGCCAATACCATTTGGGCAGACGGTAAATACGATTTATTGATACTGGACGTGTCCTTGCCGGACGGTTCCGGCTTTGAGGTATGTCAAAAAGTACGTCAGGTATCCAAAGTGCCGATTATCTTTTTAACTGCGTCAGATGAAGAAATGAATATTGTTACAGGGCTTGATATTGGCGGTGACGATTATATCACCAAACCCTTTAAACTAGGGGTTCTCATATCGAGAATTAACGCTTTGCTTCGGAGGGTAAAGAACTTTGGAACGGCGGATACGGAGATAATATCCAATGGAATAAAAGTTTTGTTGCTGCAAGGACAAGTATATAAAGATGGGCAGCTTTTGGATTTGACAACAGCCGAGTACCGATTACTTTGTCTGCTCATGCAAAATCCCAACATCATACTATCCAAAGAAAAAATTCTGGATAAGCTATGGGACGGCGAGGGCAGCTATGTGGACGATAATACATTGGCGGTATATATTCGCAGGCTAAGAATGAAGATAGAAAACAATCCGGGTGACCCGCAAATGCTGCTGACAGTCAGGGGCATGGGTTACAAATGGAATGTATTGAATTGAGGTGGACAGGTGAAAATTTTTACCAATAAGGATATTAAAAATTTCTTTGTTGCAATATCGTGCATATTAGGCGGTTTTATCCTTTTATTTCAGTTATTTGTAAGGCTGTTTTACGGCACATTGAACCTTGCCATGCTATTACTGTCTTTGCTCGCTGCATTATGCATTTTAGGAGTTTGCTTTCTCTATTTTCGTAAGCAAAATCAGATTATGGAAGAAGCCGCATCTCAAATCAATTTATACCTTTCAGGAAATACAGATATCCGAATTGATTGTGACAAGGAAGGCAGCTTGTATAAGCTTTTCCATGCAGTCAACACATTGGCTACGGCGCTCAATGCTCATGCAGTAAAAGAACAGAAAGTAAAAGAGTTTTTGAAAGGTACTATTTCCGATATTTCTCATCAGTTAAAAACTCCCCTTGCCGCTCTCGCTATCTACAACGGACTTTTACAGGACGAAACGGAAGATATTACCGCTGTAAAAGAATTTGCAGTAAAGTCAGAGAAAGAGATTGAACGGATTGAAATGCTCGTTCAAAACCTCTTGAAAATTACGAAATTAGACGCAGGTGCTATTGTTATAAAAAAGGCACCTGAAAATATAGCAAATATGATGAATGATATCTATCAGCATTTTGAATTTCGTGCCAATGAGGAAAAGAAAATCATTACCTTGTCAGGGCCAGATGATACCATGCTTTTTTGTGACAGAGATTGGATAACAGAAGCCATTAGTAACATTGTAAAAAATGCACTTGACCATACGAACGCAGGAAGTCAGATTACAGTTGAGTGGAAAAAGCTCCCGGCTGTCATACAGATAACCATAAAGGACAATGGCAGCGGCATACACCCGGAAGATATACACCATATTTTTAAGCGATTTTACCGCAGCCGCTTTTCAAAAGATACGCAAGGTATCGGCCTTGGATTGCCGCTTGCAAAAACAATCGTAGAAGCACACGACGGTAATATCACAGTGGACAGTGCTTTGGGTAAAGGTAGCACATTTGTTATAAATTTTTTAAACCTTACTAAAATGTAAGCGGAAATTCATGTGGGAGTAAGATAAGAGTATTACCCTACCTTATATAGAAAGGTGGGATTTATTTTGAGTGCATTATTATTTAAAAATTTTACAAAGTATGCACTGCTTCGGGCGGCATTTTGGGGAATCATGGGGATTATTCTGTTCGCCCTGCCGGACTTTTTCCTTGACGGGATGTTCTATGCGATTGTCGGATATATGCTTGTGGATGGTATCTTGCGTATTGTGGATTTTGTCCGGGAGAGTGCCGCGAATCACATTCACGAAAAGAAAGCGGGTTCGCCTCTTCGCTATTTTAGTCTCGTGGTTGCTGTTTTGCTGCTTGTGGTAGTAATCCATTCCATTATCTTTAGAGATTTGCTGATTCAAGTAACCCCTGTCTATCTTGGTGGATTACTGCTGCTCAGGGGTATCCTTTATTTTGTAATCGCCCTGTGCGCAAATACATTCATGCAAAGGGGGCTTCTGGTTGCTCTTTCTGGAATTGTCTTTTTGGGCGGTGCAGCTGTCCTCGTCTTTACATTTGGATTTGGCATTGGTGGTATTCCCGGACTTATAAAGGTTTCCGGTGCCGCTTTGCTGCTCGCCTGCTTATATGAATTGGCAGCATACCTCGTCTACCGAAAGAATCTAGGCAACCGATCAAATGAGGAGGATATACAATGAATTTATTGGAAGTAAATGCTGTTAGCAAAACCTATGGTACAGGGGAAGCCGCAGTCAACGCATTAAAGAATGTCAGTTTTTCCGTTCCCAAAGGGGAATTTGTCGCCATTGTTGGTGAATCGGGTTCCGGGAAAAGCACACTCTTGAATATGATAGGGGCGCTCGATACGCCTACGTCCGGGAATGTTCTGATAGACGGCAAGGATATATTCCGCATGAGCGACGAAAAACTTACTATTTTTCGTCGTCGTAACATAGGCTTTATCTTTCAGGCATATAACCTTATTCCCGAACTCAACGTTGAGCAGAATATCACTTTTCCCGTATTGCTCGATTATAAAAAGCCGGATAAGGCGTATGTAGAGGAAATTCTTACAGTCCTTTCTCTGCAGGACAGACGAAACCACCTACCCCGGCAGTTATCTGGCGGGCAGCAACAGCGTGTGGCGATTGGCCGCGCTTTGATTACCCGCCCCATGTTGATACTTGCAGACGAGCCGACCGGCAATTTGGACAGCCAAAACTCGAGCGAGGTAATTTCTCTTCTGAAAACAGCATCCAAACGCTACCAACAGACAATTATCATGATTACGCATAATCGTAGTATTGCTTCCACGGCTGACCGTGTACTGCAAATGTCGGACGGCGTATTAACCGATTTGGGGGGATACGCCGAATGAAGAGTTATCTCGGTCTTGTTTCAGAATATGCGAAAGCACACAAAAACAAAAACAGGCTGACGGTGATTTGTATTGCGATATCCGTCATGCTGGTAACTGCGATTTTCGGCATGGCTGACATGAGCCTGAAATCGCAAAAAGAGGAAACTATCCGCCGATATGGAAACTGGCACGCTATATTTACGGATATATCAGACAGCACAGCGGAAGAAATAAGCAGCCGTGATGATGTGAACGTATCAAGCTGGCTGGGCTTGATCGATGAAACAACCTATCATGGGAAAGAATTGGTTGTGCAGAGCAGCAGTAAAGAACTTGCCGAGCAAATGAACATGGTTGTTACCGAGGGCCATTATCCTGTTGCCGCGCAGGAAGCCTTGCTTGACAAGCAGGGTCTTGAACAATTTGGCCTTTCCATTGGAGATACGATAGAAATTACCTTTCCTGACGGTCCAGTGCGGCAGTATACGATTACCGGGACTTTTGGGGACTATTCCATCCTGAAAGGGTCAGACGCTCACGGCTTACAGTTATCAACAGAGGGTATGCGTGCGCTTCCTGCCGATTTGTACAAAGAATATTATTATGTTCAATTCGACGATAGAGTGAACATCAATGGAGCGATTGCAGATATTAAGGCAAAGTATAGCATAAGTGACGAACAGGTTTCCACAAACACCATGCTTCTTGGGTTGATGGGGCAATCAAACGACACGACCATGCAGGAAATATATCTTACGGCCGGAATACTGTTTATTCTTGTCGCTATGGCCGGGACTTTTATGATTGCAAGCAGCTTCAACATGAGTATATTGGAGAGAACACAATTTTTTGGACTTTTGCGTTGTCTTGGCGCTACGAAAAAACAGGTAAAACGGTATATCCAGCTGGAGGGCTTGCAATATTGTGCAAAAGCAATCCCCGTTGGATTGTTGTCCGGGTGCGTGATATTATGGGCGGCAATGTTCGTCTTAAACAAACTCAACTCGCAGTATCTTCCTGCAATGCCGACATTTCAAATAAGCTGGCTTGGGATTGCAGCCGGAACGATATTAGGGGTCTTGGTAGTAATGATAGCTTCCAATTCCCCCGCAAAACGCGCCGCAAGGGTATCCCCGCAGGCCGCTATAACTGGAAATATCAATCAGACGAATAACCAAGCGGTGAATAAAGCGTCCAATACAAAACTGTTCCATGTAGATACGGCAATGGGTATTCGTCACGCTTTTTCCAATAAAAAAAGCATGGTATTAATTGCTGGTTCTTTTGCACTCAGCATAGTCCTGTTCTTGTGCTTTACAATCTTAATTACCTTTATGAATCATGCGTTAAATCCCTTAAAGCCTTATGCGCCGGATTTATCTATTGAGGGAACGCAGGATACCGTTCTGCTCGACCGTTCGCTCAAGCAAGAAATAAATGCGCTTCCGCATATTGAGAATATATATGGCCGTATGTTTTGTACGGACATTCCTGCAAATGACAAGCAGGATACCAATATGGCTACACTGGTTTCCTATGACGAACCTCAATTTGCGTGGGCGAAAGATTCGCTTATTTTCGGCAGCATTGACAATGTGCAAAATGGCAGCGGTGTATTGGTTGATTACGGATATTCACAGGAATTTAACTGGCAGATTGGAGATATGATTACACTGAACATTGACGGGAAACCGCATGAAGTACAGGTTGCGGGTATTCTTTCTGATGTACCGTTTGATTCGTCTAATGGGGAATGGATTATAATTTGCTCTGAAAACACTTTCACAGCTTTAACCGGAATAGATAGCTACAAGGTTATTGATATACAGGTTAGGCAGGACATTTCCGAGCAAGTTAGAAGCCTGATTACACCGGAAATGAAACTTCTGGATTTACAGCAGCAAAACAACGAAGTACGCACAGGTTATTTTGCAATGGCGGTATTTGTCTACGGATTTTTGATGGTCATTGCACTTGTTGCTCTGATTAACATTATCAATACGGTAAATGCAAGTGTTTCAAGTAGAATAAACAATTATGGAATGATGCGTGCGGTAGGCATGTCAGGTAAACAGCTTAAAAAAATGGTAGCAGCCGAGGCTGCCGCTTACGCAATATCCGGCAGCCTTGCGGGTGGCATTTTAGGGCTAATCTTACACCGTTTCTTTTTTGGAATGTTAATTACATCAAATTGGGGAGAGCTTTGGCAGCCGCCCCTTGCGGTTCTGGTCGTTACCGTTTCAGTCGCAGTCCTGACGACCTTTATTGCAGTGATTTCACCAACAAGGAAAATTGAAAAAATGAGTATTTTTAATGTTGTGAACGCAGGATAGAACAAATCGGATACGTTCTTTTTGCACCGAGTCATACGGCAGGTGCACCACAACGTGAATCTCTACAGGATAATAGGTCAATATATATTGCCGTTTTTCCGGTAAGTTCGCCATACATTTTCAAAGAAGTCATCATCTTTAGGAATCTGGCGAACTTTACGCCAGATAAATTCACATTTGCCGTTTTGGTAAATAACTTCCTGCACCATATCTCCTCTTGTACCGTCATCAAGGGTGAATGTGAAAAGATCCGGCAGGGCATCATGAGGTTTTATACCGTTTTTGTCTGTGTATAGTGCGGAACCACGGCTTTTGCCACCGCATCTTACATAATCTAACATCGCTTCAAGGTAAACATACTGGCTTAAAAGCATGTCATGTAAGCGGTATACCCGGCAAAGGCCGGATGCGGAAGAAACTTTTACAGTCTTATTAAAATTCATAAGTTCATTCCTTACTTCTTCGGCTGCTTTTGCAATATTTTCTATACTGCGAATTGCACCACCGAAACGGCTCATGCGTTTTGCCGCATTATCCCAGATTTCTCTTACATTGTCACAATCTGAAAATACTGCTTCACCCATAGTAATGGCATCGGCAATTGCATATGCGGCTTGCCCGGCAAATACTGCAGAATCTGCCGGAGCACCCTTGCGATTTGCGGCAATGTACTGAGCTGCCCTTGTAGAACCTACCTGACCGGCATTTAGTGCCGTCCCGCCCGGACGATATACGCCGTGGCTTGCGCTTACTTCACCTGCGGCAAAAAATCCTTCAATATTCGTCTGCCACCATTTATTAATCGAAAGACCTCCATTATTGTGCTGGGCACAGACTGCAATTTCCAAAGGCTCACTTGTAAGATCAACGCCCTTTTCTTTGTAGAACTTTACTGCAGGAGCATTCATATGCATAAGCCTTTCAATCGGCGTGCCAAAGGTTGCCCCAGATTTTTCCAAATAGTCCTTTGCCTCAGATGAAAGCTTGGAGAAATCTATCATACTATCGCCGGGATTACGGCTAAAATCAAGGAAAACCCGCCGTCCTTTTATGCAGGTTTCAATATATACGAGAATATCTATAATTGACGAACCATTACTGACCTTGCGGACATCAAAAGGCCACTG comes from the Tepidanaerobacter acetatoxydans Re1 genome and includes:
- a CDS encoding DUF308 domain-containing protein, which gives rise to MSALLFKNFTKYALLRAAFWGIMGIILFALPDFFLDGMFYAIVGYMLVDGILRIVDFVRESAANHIHEKKAGSPLRYFSLVVAVLLLVVVIHSIIFRDLLIQVTPVYLGGLLLLRGILYFVIALCANTFMQRGLLVALSGIVFLGGAAVLVFTFGFGIGGIPGLIKVSGAALLLACLYELAAYLVYRKNLGNRSNEEDIQ
- a CDS encoding ABC transporter ATP-binding protein, which codes for MNLLEVNAVSKTYGTGEAAVNALKNVSFSVPKGEFVAIVGESGSGKSTLLNMIGALDTPTSGNVLIDGKDIFRMSDEKLTIFRRRNIGFIFQAYNLIPELNVEQNITFPVLLDYKKPDKAYVEEILTVLSLQDRRNHLPRQLSGGQQQRVAIGRALITRPMLILADEPTGNLDSQNSSEVISLLKTASKRYQQTIIMITHNRSIASTADRVLQMSDGVLTDLGGYAE
- a CDS encoding FtsX-like permease family protein, whose protein sequence is MKSYLGLVSEYAKAHKNKNRLTVICIAISVMLVTAIFGMADMSLKSQKEETIRRYGNWHAIFTDISDSTAEEISSRDDVNVSSWLGLIDETTYHGKELVVQSSSKELAEQMNMVVTEGHYPVAAQEALLDKQGLEQFGLSIGDTIEITFPDGPVRQYTITGTFGDYSILKGSDAHGLQLSTEGMRALPADLYKEYYYVQFDDRVNINGAIADIKAKYSISDEQVSTNTMLLGLMGQSNDTTMQEIYLTAGILFILVAMAGTFMIASSFNMSILERTQFFGLLRCLGATKKQVKRYIQLEGLQYCAKAIPVGLLSGCVILWAAMFVLNKLNSQYLPAMPTFQISWLGIAAGTILGVLVVMIASNSPAKRAARVSPQAAITGNINQTNNQAVNKASNTKLFHVDTAMGIRHAFSNKKSMVLIAGSFALSIVLFLCFTILITFMNHALNPLKPYAPDLSIEGTQDTVLLDRSLKQEINALPHIENIYGRMFCTDIPANDKQDTNMATLVSYDEPQFAWAKDSLIFGSIDNVQNGSGVLVDYGYSQEFNWQIGDMITLNIDGKPHEVQVAGILSDVPFDSSNGEWIIICSENTFTALTGIDSYKVIDIQVRQDISEQVRSLITPEMKLLDLQQQNNEVRTGYFAMAVFVYGFLMVIALVALINIINTVNASVSSRINNYGMMRAVGMSGKQLKKMVAAEAAAYAISGSLAGGILGLILHRFFFGMLITSNWGELWQPPLAVLVVTVSVAVLTTFIAVISPTRKIEKMSIFNVVNAG
- a CDS encoding sensor histidine kinase, whose protein sequence is MKIFTNKDIKNFFVAISCILGGFILLFQLFVRLFYGTLNLAMLLLSLLAALCILGVCFLYFRKQNQIMEEAASQINLYLSGNTDIRIDCDKEGSLYKLFHAVNTLATALNAHAVKEQKVKEFLKGTISDISHQLKTPLAALAIYNGLLQDETEDITAVKEFAVKSEKEIERIEMLVQNLLKITKLDAGAIVIKKAPENIANMMNDIYQHFEFRANEEKKIITLSGPDDTMLFCDRDWITEAISNIVKNALDHTNAGSQITVEWKKLPAVIQITIKDNGSGIHPEDIHHIFKRFYRSRFSKDTQGIGLGLPLAKTIVEAHDGNITVDSALGKGSTFVINFLNLTKM
- a CDS encoding response regulator transcription factor translates to MNRILLLEDDLSLIDGLSRLLKRQGFELDIARTVREANTIWADGKYDLLILDVSLPDGSGFEVCQKVRQVSKVPIIFLTASDEEMNIVTGLDIGGDDYITKPFKLGVLISRINALLRRVKNFGTADTEIISNGIKVLLLQGQVYKDGQLLDLTTAEYRLLCLLMQNPNIILSKEKILDKLWDGEGSYVDDNTLAVYIRRLRMKIENNPGDPQMLLTVRGMGYKWNVLN
- a CDS encoding FAD-binding protein, whose protein sequence is MIESSIKIMGYDIKVYSLNTVVVGTGAAGLNAADRLSAFGQKDIAIVTENLKAGTSRNTGSDKQTYYKLTLAGSEPDSVYDFAETLFEGLCVDGDIALCEAALSTQCFLKLAELGVPFPRNRYGEYVGYKTDHDPKRRATSAGPYTSKYMTKCLENSVKQKNIKIFDKMQVIKILTDGNKLLGLLCLDVQNSQNPNRRYVAFNCKNVIYAAGGPAGMYADSVYPFSQRGASGIAFEAGIMGKNLTEWQYGLASVKPRWNVSGTYMQVLPRFISTDKNGNDEREFLADFFKYKGDMLSKIFLKGYQWPFDVRKVSNGSSIIDILVYIETCIKGRRVFLDFSRNPGDSMIDFSKLSSEAKDYLEKSGATFGTPIERLMHMNAPAVKFYKEKGVDLTSEPLEIAVCAQHNNGGLSINKWWQTNIEGFFAAGEVSASHGVYRPGGTALNAGQVGSTRAAQYIAANRKGAPADSAVFAGQAAYAIADAITMGEAVFSDCDNVREIWDNAAKRMSRFGGAIRSIENIAKAAEEVRNELMNFNKTVKVSSASGLCRVYRLHDMLLSQYVYLEAMLDYVRCGGKSRGSALYTDKNGIKPHDALPDLFTFTLDDGTRGDMVQEVIYQNGKCEFIWRKVRQIPKDDDFFENVWRTYRKNGNIY